The following proteins come from a genomic window of Streptomyces sp. NBC_01716:
- a CDS encoding methionine ABC transporter permease, which translates to MTWSEMQPLLSQGTLDTLYMVLWSALVTVAGGLPLGVLLVLTDKGGLLQNTPVNKVVGVIVNIGRSLPFIILLIALIPFTTFVVGTFIGPTAMIVPLAIGAIPFFARLVETAIREVDHGLVEAVQAMGGSIPTIVRKVLLPQALPSIVSGTTTTVIALIGYSAMAGAVGGEGLGSKAVTYGFQRFENGFMIATVVVLILIVTLIQLLGDLAVRLLTRRTRTA; encoded by the coding sequence GTGACCTGGTCCGAAATGCAGCCACTGCTCAGCCAGGGGACGCTCGACACCCTCTACATGGTGCTGTGGTCGGCGCTGGTCACCGTCGCCGGGGGACTGCCGCTGGGCGTCCTGCTCGTCCTCACCGACAAGGGCGGGCTGCTCCAGAACACCCCCGTCAACAAGGTCGTCGGCGTGATCGTGAACATCGGCCGTTCGCTGCCGTTCATCATCCTGCTGATCGCGCTGATCCCCTTCACGACCTTCGTCGTCGGCACCTTCATCGGCCCCACGGCCATGATCGTGCCGCTCGCCATCGGCGCGATCCCGTTCTTCGCCCGGCTCGTCGAGACGGCGATACGGGAGGTCGACCACGGACTGGTCGAAGCCGTCCAGGCCATGGGCGGCTCCATCCCCACCATCGTCCGCAAGGTGCTGCTGCCCCAGGCCCTGCCGTCGATCGTCTCCGGCACCACCACCACCGTCATCGCGCTCATCGGCTACTCCGCCATGGCGGGCGCGGTCGGCGGCGAAGGCCTCGGCTCCAAGGCCGTCACCTACGGATTCCAGCGGTTCGAGAACGGCTTCATGATCGCCACGGTCGTCGTGCTGATCCTGATCGTCACCCTGATCCAGCTGCTCGGCGACCTCGCCGTACGGCTGCTGACCCGCCGGACCCGAACGGCATAG
- a CDS encoding methionine ABC transporter ATP-binding protein, with product MITTTGLTKVYRSGRSRGPEITALDGVDLRVREGEVFGVVGRSGAGKSSLIRCVNLLERPTAGTVTVDGTDLTALAGRGRRAGKELRRARSSIGMVFQHFNLLSSRTVQDNIELPLEILGHPARERSRRALELLDLVGLADKARVYPAQLSGGQKQRVGIARALAGNPKVLLSDEATSALDPETTRSILGLLRDINQQLGLTILLITHEMEVVKTICDSAALMEKGRITESGTVGELLATPGSRLARELFPVDGAVAGPGSTVIDVTFQGASATQPVISQLSRTYNIDISILGAAMDTVGGRQIGRMRIELPGAFEENVVPLGFLREQGLQVEVVEPAADTAGTSLATEPSTPLTKEDAK from the coding sequence CGCTCTCGACGGTGTCGACCTGCGTGTACGCGAGGGCGAGGTCTTCGGAGTCGTCGGCCGCAGCGGCGCCGGTAAGTCCTCGCTCATCCGCTGCGTCAACCTTCTGGAGCGGCCCACCGCCGGCACCGTGACCGTCGACGGGACCGACCTGACGGCTCTCGCCGGGCGGGGGCGGCGGGCCGGCAAGGAACTGCGGCGCGCGCGCAGCTCCATCGGCATGGTCTTCCAGCACTTCAACCTGCTGTCGTCGCGCACCGTCCAGGACAACATCGAACTGCCGCTGGAGATCCTTGGCCACCCTGCGCGGGAACGCTCCCGCAGGGCGCTGGAACTGCTCGACCTCGTCGGCCTCGCCGACAAGGCCAGGGTCTACCCGGCCCAGCTCTCCGGCGGCCAGAAGCAGCGCGTCGGTATCGCACGCGCCCTCGCGGGCAACCCGAAGGTGCTGCTCTCCGACGAGGCGACGAGCGCCCTCGACCCCGAGACCACCCGCTCGATCCTGGGACTCCTGCGCGACATCAACCAGCAGCTCGGCCTCACCATCCTGCTGATCACGCACGAGATGGAGGTCGTCAAGACGATCTGCGACTCCGCCGCGCTCATGGAGAAGGGGCGGATCACCGAGTCCGGCACGGTCGGCGAACTCCTCGCCACCCCCGGCTCGCGCCTGGCCCGCGAGCTGTTCCCGGTCGACGGTGCCGTCGCCGGACCCGGCAGCACGGTCATCGATGTCACCTTCCAGGGCGCGAGCGCCACCCAGCCGGTCATCTCCCAGCTGTCGCGTACCTACAACATCGACATCTCGATTCTCGGCGCGGCCATGGACACCGTCGGCGGCCGTCAGATCGGCCGGATGCGTATCGAACTGCCGGGCGCCTTCGAGGAGAACGTCGTGCCCCTCGGCTTCCTGCGCGAACAGGGCCTCCAGGTCGAGGTCGTGGAGCCGGCCGCGGACACCGCCGGGACGTCCCTGGCCACCGAACCGTCCACCCCGCTCACCAAGGAAGATGCCAAGTGA